A window of Tautonia plasticadhaerens contains these coding sequences:
- a CDS encoding peptidase domain-containing ABC transporter: MGWASDVVLDACTQAAGQEYDPVLGRQLIYQAEREFPGPAEETWQARLSMMGKQFGLRMTPTRWSAREAIATARPDMPVVTYAPGRDGRPGEWITLVGRRGNSGRLAAADRGDVGPTISARDLARRLGLEGAGVEATWMMVLPLAPCHALRDPDADENYHRHGQKAHGHGHGHGHGHGHGHAHGHGPSPLKRLLGLLQAEARKDLWLIVAYAVGVGILSLATPLAIEAVVTTVALNLLLQQLIVLTLILFACLSLAAILRALQTYMVELMQRRLFVRVTADLAYRLPRVRIDAYDRNNGPELVNRFFDVLTVQKVAALLLLDGISVILGAAIGLVVLAFYHPFLLGFDLVLLLSMTLIIYLLGRGAIRTSIQESVSKYEVAGGLEEIARAPLAYKVDGGSDFAMDRADSATRRYLSARRRHFGILMRQIIFALALQAIASSALLGLGGYLVIQEQLTLGQLVAAELIIATVLASFTKLGKHLEAWYDLMAAMDKLGVLVDLPLERPDGEVHRELDSRGAALTLRNVSYAFEDHRDVLRHLDLEVRAGERMAVIGPSGSGKSTLVDLIYGLRQPSGGSIELDRTNTRDFRLESLRAEVAVVKGVEAIEDTILENVRVGRLWLSLVDVRRALDAVGLLEEVSDLPDGLHTMLSSKGAPLSLGQARRLMLARAIAGDPRLLIVDEGLDGMDLDARSRVLETLFDRSAPWTLVIVSHSQEVVGHCDRAVILAEGRIEHTLEPANGRARDLEVWLRETGLCRLN; encoded by the coding sequence ATGGGCTGGGCCAGCGACGTGGTGCTCGATGCCTGCACCCAGGCGGCCGGTCAGGAATACGACCCGGTGCTGGGGAGACAGCTGATCTACCAGGCCGAGCGCGAGTTCCCCGGACCGGCCGAGGAGACCTGGCAGGCCCGCCTGTCGATGATGGGCAAGCAGTTCGGCCTCCGGATGACCCCGACCCGGTGGTCGGCCCGGGAGGCGATCGCCACCGCCCGCCCCGACATGCCGGTGGTGACCTACGCCCCCGGCCGGGACGGCCGCCCCGGGGAGTGGATCACCCTGGTCGGACGCCGGGGCAACTCGGGCCGCCTGGCGGCCGCCGACCGAGGGGACGTCGGGCCGACGATCTCGGCCCGGGACCTGGCCCGCAGGCTCGGCCTGGAGGGGGCCGGCGTCGAGGCAACCTGGATGATGGTCCTCCCCCTGGCCCCCTGCCACGCCCTCCGGGATCCCGACGCCGACGAGAACTACCACCGGCACGGCCAGAAGGCCCACGGACACGGACACGGACACGGACACGGACACGGTCACGGGCACGCTCATGGACACGGGCCCTCCCCGCTGAAGCGGCTGCTGGGGTTATTGCAGGCGGAGGCGAGGAAGGACCTCTGGCTGATCGTCGCCTACGCGGTGGGGGTCGGCATCCTCTCGCTTGCCACCCCGCTGGCGATCGAGGCGGTGGTGACGACCGTCGCCCTGAACCTGCTGCTGCAGCAGTTGATCGTCCTGACGCTGATCCTCTTCGCCTGCCTGTCGCTGGCGGCGATCCTCCGGGCCTTGCAGACCTACATGGTCGAGCTGATGCAGCGGAGGCTGTTCGTCCGGGTGACGGCCGACCTGGCGTACCGGCTCCCCCGGGTCCGGATCGACGCGTACGACCGCAACAACGGCCCCGAGCTGGTCAACCGGTTCTTCGACGTGCTGACGGTGCAGAAGGTGGCGGCCCTGCTGCTGCTGGACGGCATCTCGGTGATCCTCGGGGCGGCGATCGGCCTGGTGGTGCTGGCCTTCTACCACCCGTTCCTGCTGGGCTTCGACCTGGTCCTCCTGCTGTCGATGACGCTGATCATCTACCTGCTGGGCCGGGGGGCGATCCGGACGAGCATCCAGGAGTCGGTCTCCAAGTACGAGGTGGCCGGCGGCCTGGAGGAGATCGCCCGGGCGCCCCTGGCGTACAAGGTCGACGGCGGGTCCGACTTCGCCATGGACCGGGCCGACTCGGCGACCCGACGCTACCTGTCGGCACGCCGTCGGCACTTCGGCATCCTGATGCGGCAGATCATCTTCGCCCTAGCACTCCAGGCGATCGCCAGCTCGGCGCTGCTGGGGCTGGGCGGCTACCTGGTGATCCAGGAGCAGCTGACGCTAGGCCAGCTCGTGGCGGCGGAGCTGATCATCGCCACCGTGCTCGCCTCGTTCACGAAGCTGGGCAAGCACCTGGAGGCCTGGTACGACCTGATGGCGGCGATGGACAAGCTAGGCGTGCTGGTCGACCTGCCGCTGGAGCGGCCCGACGGCGAGGTCCACCGGGAACTCGATTCCCGGGGGGCGGCATTGACCTTGCGGAACGTCTCCTACGCCTTCGAGGACCACCGGGACGTGCTCCGCCACCTCGACCTGGAAGTCCGGGCGGGGGAGCGGATGGCGGTCATCGGCCCGAGCGGCTCGGGCAAGAGCACCCTGGTCGACCTGATCTACGGCCTGAGGCAGCCGTCGGGCGGCTCGATCGAGCTGGACCGGACGAACACCCGGGACTTCCGGCTCGAATCGCTCCGGGCGGAGGTGGCGGTGGTCAAGGGGGTGGAGGCGATCGAGGACACGATCCTGGAGAACGTGCGGGTGGGCCGGCTCTGGCTCTCGCTGGTCGACGTGAGGCGGGCGCTGGACGCGGTCGGGCTGCTGGAGGAGGTCTCCGACCTGCCCGACGGCCTGCACACGATGCTCTCGAGCAAGGGGGCGCCGCTGTCGCTCGGCCAGGCCAGGAGGCTGATGCTGGCCCGGGCGATCGCCGGGGATCCGAGGCTGCTGATCGTCGACGAGGGGCTGGACGGCATGGACCTGGACGCCCGGAGCCGGGTCCTGGAGACGCTGTTCGACCGCTCGGCCCCCTGGACGCTGGTGATCGTCTCGCACAGCCAGGAGGTCGTCGGCCACTGCGACCGGGCGGTGATCCTGGCCGAGGGTCGCATCGAGCACACGCTGGAGCCGGCCAACGGGCGGGCCAGGGATCTCGAAGTCTGGCTGAGGGAGACCGGGCTATGTCGACTGAACTGA
- a CDS encoding HPF/RaiA family ribosome-associated protein: protein MRVVVRGVGVVVDRAIREHAGRRVGSALGRFGPRLGRVTLRLSIDGGSAVPGVRCGVTLGMPDGSVGVEDSGDEAFEAISRAVDRAGRALGREVDRRRAAI, encoded by the coding sequence ATGCGAGTGGTCGTCCGAGGGGTGGGGGTCGTCGTCGACCGGGCGATCCGGGAACACGCGGGCCGCCGGGTCGGCTCGGCGCTGGGCCGGTTCGGCCCGAGGCTGGGACGGGTGACGCTCCGGCTCTCGATCGACGGCGGGTCGGCCGTGCCGGGGGTCCGATGCGGGGTGACGCTGGGGATGCCCGACGGCTCGGTGGGGGTCGAGGACAGCGGAGACGAGGCGTTCGAGGCGATCAGCCGGGCGGTCGACCGGGCCGGTCGGGCCCTGGGTCGCGAGGTCGATCGGCGGCGGGCGGCGATCTAG
- the nhaR gene encoding transcriptional activator NhaR, producing MRVDALNYHHLHYFWMVAREGSIAAACEQLDVSQPTISAQIRALERSLGLRLFERQGRGLVLTDAGRVAYRYADEIFSLGRELRDVISGRPAGHPLRLSVGVIDALPKLVVAQLLEPALHLEEPVRIVCTEGKVEELLSDLARHRLDIVLSDAPIAPGAAIRAFNHLLGECGVSLFAPADLAEALSAGFPSSITGAPILMPGERTTLRRSLDHWLDDLGLRPRVVGEFVDSALMKAFGHAGAGLFPAPTVIERQVCEQYGVAVVGRVEQVREQFYAISIERRLKHPAVVAVFEAARRDLFS from the coding sequence ATGCGAGTGGACGCGCTCAACTACCACCACCTGCATTACTTCTGGATGGTCGCCCGGGAGGGGAGCATCGCCGCCGCCTGCGAGCAGCTCGACGTCTCCCAGCCGACGATCAGTGCCCAGATCCGGGCCCTGGAGCGCTCCCTCGGCCTCCGCCTCTTCGAGCGCCAGGGCCGGGGCCTGGTGCTCACCGACGCCGGGCGGGTCGCCTACCGCTATGCCGACGAGATCTTCTCGCTCGGCCGGGAACTGCGAGACGTCATCTCCGGCAGGCCCGCCGGCCACCCGCTCCGCCTCTCCGTCGGCGTGATCGACGCCCTGCCGAAGCTGGTGGTCGCTCAGCTCCTGGAACCGGCCCTGCACCTGGAGGAGCCGGTGCGGATCGTCTGCACCGAGGGGAAGGTGGAGGAGCTGCTCAGCGACCTCGCCCGGCACCGCCTGGACATCGTCCTCTCCGACGCCCCGATCGCACCCGGGGCCGCGATCCGGGCCTTCAACCACCTGCTCGGCGAGTGCGGCGTCTCCCTCTTCGCCCCCGCAGACCTCGCCGAGGCCCTCTCTGCCGGCTTCCCCAGCTCGATCACCGGCGCCCCAATCCTCATGCCCGGCGAGCGGACGACGCTCCGGAGGTCGCTCGACCACTGGCTGGACGACCTCGGATTGCGGCCCCGGGTCGTCGGCGAGTTCGTCGACAGCGCGCTGATGAAGGCATTCGGCCACGCGGGGGCCGGCCTGTTCCCGGCGCCGACGGTCATCGAACGCCAGGTCTGCGAACAGTACGGGGTGGCGGTCGTCGGCCGGGTCGAGCAGGTCCGGGAGCAGTTCTACGCGATCTCGATCGAACGCCGACTGAAACACCCGGCCGTCGTCGCCGTCTTCGAGGCCGCCCGCCGCGACCTGTTCTCGTGA
- a CDS encoding thioredoxin domain-containing protein: protein MTTAPLILTLALALAPSNADASPASPGPNAGASASARGPAILDFHAEWCPPCKQMRPRVALLEENNYPVRSIDVDQHPELAERYRIEGVPTFVVVDDQGRELARKEGLIEARELADLYRDALGPTPVTNESRPEIRQASDRSAGSTRLPDPWATVVRIRVHDRGTLGFGSGTVIASNDEESIILTCAHIFSVKGRQPSARQFNLPVMVELFDGKLGGPGGQTVRPVGEPIPGEVIDYDFDRDVALVRIRPGRAVPSSRVVPPHWKAEERMGMYTVGCSHGEDATAWNTVIYAPSSRFRVPGKQSYDAIECLHSPKQGRSGGGLFTDNGYVAGVCNFAFDPSVGRGLYASPRSIYAILDRNNLSHLYQYRAPVYVADAGTPGRQARAPSDDVTFRGQTPPESDALADRSGRVLAVEPIEVPPPEFLGISLPEHSGAAPSQVDASVPRSEIGRADRPVRSGWKPIQPGGLAVEGNRQAGTSGRSVDRPVPAGSTQSAETARGAWSRIRGSGG, encoded by the coding sequence ATGACCACCGCCCCCCTGATCCTGACGCTGGCCCTGGCCCTCGCCCCGAGCAACGCCGACGCCTCCCCGGCGTCCCCCGGCCCGAACGCCGGGGCGAGCGCGTCGGCCCGGGGCCCGGCGATCCTCGACTTCCACGCCGAGTGGTGTCCGCCCTGCAAGCAGATGCGGCCCCGGGTCGCGCTGCTGGAAGAGAACAACTATCCGGTGCGGTCGATCGACGTCGACCAACATCCCGAGCTGGCCGAGCGGTACCGGATCGAAGGGGTCCCGACCTTCGTCGTCGTCGACGACCAGGGCCGGGAGCTGGCCCGCAAGGAAGGGCTGATCGAGGCCCGGGAGCTGGCCGACCTCTACCGGGACGCGCTCGGGCCGACCCCGGTCACGAACGAGTCCCGGCCCGAGATCCGCCAGGCCTCGGACCGCTCCGCCGGCTCGACCCGGCTGCCGGACCCCTGGGCGACCGTGGTCCGGATCCGGGTCCACGACCGGGGGACCCTGGGCTTCGGCTCGGGGACGGTGATCGCCAGTAACGACGAGGAGTCGATCATCCTCACCTGCGCCCACATCTTCAGCGTGAAGGGGAGGCAGCCCTCGGCCCGGCAATTCAACCTGCCGGTGATGGTCGAGCTGTTCGACGGCAAGCTCGGCGGCCCCGGCGGGCAGACCGTCCGGCCGGTCGGCGAGCCGATCCCCGGCGAGGTGATCGACTACGACTTCGACCGGGACGTGGCCCTGGTCCGGATCCGCCCCGGCCGGGCCGTCCCCTCCTCCCGGGTGGTGCCGCCGCACTGGAAGGCGGAGGAGCGGATGGGGATGTACACCGTCGGCTGCTCGCACGGCGAGGATGCCACGGCCTGGAACACCGTCATCTACGCCCCCAGCTCCCGGTTCCGGGTGCCCGGGAAGCAGTCCTACGACGCGATCGAGTGCCTGCACTCGCCGAAGCAGGGGAGGTCAGGCGGGGGCCTGTTCACGGACAACGGCTACGTCGCCGGGGTCTGCAACTTCGCCTTCGACCCGTCGGTCGGCCGGGGGCTGTACGCCTCGCCGAGGTCGATCTACGCGATCCTCGACCGCAACAACCTGTCGCACCTCTACCAGTACCGGGCGCCGGTCTACGTGGCCGACGCCGGGACGCCGGGGCGGCAGGCCCGGGCCCCCTCCGACGACGTGACCTTCCGGGGCCAGACGCCCCCCGAGTCCGACGCCCTGGCCGACCGCAGCGGCCGGGTCCTGGCGGTCGAGCCGATCGAGGTGCCCCCCCCCGAGTTCCTGGGGATCAGCCTGCCGGAGCACTCCGGTGCCGCCCCCTCCCAGGTCGACGCCTCGGTGCCGAGGTCGGAGATCGGCCGGGCCGATCGCCCCGTCCGGTCGGGGTGGAAGCCGATCCAGCCGGGGGGCTTGGCCGTGGAGGGGAACAGGCAGGCCGGCACGTCGGGCCGATCCGTGGACCGTCCCGTCCCCGCCGGGTCGACCCAGTCCGCCGAGACGGCCCGGGGCGCCTGGTCGAGGATCCGGGGGTCGGGCGGCTGA
- a CDS encoding alpha/beta hydrolase family esterase, which yields MWSLALLFLPGMTLPDAPDGFSAGAAVDRTLAVREQERSYRVYLPRGWSGASPAVFVFHGEGGSADTVQKYARFEPIADEEGFVVVYPQGIGRNWDYAPGSPVVRSRGFGALYSKEGTSAETDERFDDVALVRSIVDELSDRGVIDPGRVFATGISSGAMFCHRLAAEASDVVAGIAPVSGGMSEPVASRFDPKFPVSLVAIIGNDDPLMPATGGPIAPILPQDRGRVAPVEETIARYLELDGISGEPNVDTLPDGPEDDGTTTRVYRYPPGEGGTLVTIYRIDGAGHNWPGRPLNYHVQMVGKASQDFDGSVAIWDFFEQCPPRRVVR from the coding sequence ATGTGGTCACTCGCCCTGCTGTTTCTGCCCGGAATGACGCTCCCGGACGCCCCGGATGGCTTCTCGGCCGGGGCGGCGGTCGACCGGACGCTGGCGGTCCGGGAGCAGGAGCGGTCGTATCGCGTCTACCTGCCCCGGGGCTGGTCGGGGGCGTCCCCGGCGGTGTTCGTCTTCCATGGGGAGGGGGGATCGGCGGACACGGTCCAGAAATACGCCCGGTTCGAGCCGATCGCGGACGAGGAAGGGTTCGTGGTCGTCTACCCCCAGGGGATCGGCCGGAACTGGGACTACGCGCCCGGGTCGCCGGTGGTCCGGAGCCGCGGGTTCGGGGCTCTGTACTCGAAGGAGGGGACCAGTGCCGAGACCGACGAGCGGTTCGACGACGTGGCGCTGGTCCGGTCGATCGTCGACGAGCTGTCGGACCGGGGGGTGATCGACCCGGGCCGGGTGTTCGCGACGGGGATCTCCAGCGGGGCGATGTTCTGCCACCGGCTGGCGGCGGAGGCCTCGGACGTGGTGGCCGGGATCGCGCCGGTGAGCGGCGGGATGTCGGAGCCGGTCGCCTCCCGGTTCGACCCGAAGTTCCCGGTGTCGCTGGTGGCGATCATCGGCAACGACGACCCGCTGATGCCCGCAACCGGGGGCCCGATCGCCCCGATCTTACCGCAGGACCGGGGGCGAGTGGCCCCGGTCGAGGAGACGATCGCCCGCTACCTGGAGCTCGACGGCATCTCCGGGGAGCCGAACGTCGATACGCTGCCCGACGGCCCCGAGGATGACGGGACGACCACCCGGGTCTACCGCTACCCCCCGGGCGAGGGCGGGACCCTGGTGACGATCTACCGGATCGACGGTGCCGGGCACAACTGGCCGGGGCGACCACTGAATTACCACGTCCAGATGGTCGGCAAGGCGAGCCAGGACTTCGACGGCAGCGTCGCGATCTGGGATTTTTTCGAGCAATGCCCCCCGAGGCGGGTGGTCCGCTGA
- a CDS encoding Rad52/Rad22 family DNA repair protein has product MTQYPDIFAALAAPFATHEVKVRQQAGRQLHYITARTAMNRLDSILGPENWWDEFIPSDHSVLCKLTIRLPDGTLLTKADAGGYAGMSDQGDDDKSGYSDAFKRAAVKFGIARYLYRDGVPEFVRERVPAQEVASGEPQPTISSASPVPAPAESPARRDREQPARARNGVQTAPPRESGGHGGGVVGTPPRSGRALFAWVKDQESRHEVGLLQYLNKWGKLQDFPGRMVDWDADQVANAYQEAMRKIQSSQPDRNEALEEALAN; this is encoded by the coding sequence ATGACCCAGTACCCCGACATCTTCGCGGCCCTCGCCGCGCCCTTCGCGACGCACGAGGTCAAGGTCCGGCAGCAGGCCGGCCGACAGCTCCACTACATCACCGCCCGGACGGCCATGAACCGGCTCGACAGCATCCTGGGGCCAGAAAACTGGTGGGACGAGTTCATCCCGTCGGATCACTCGGTCCTCTGCAAGCTGACGATCCGGCTGCCCGACGGCACCCTGCTCACCAAGGCCGACGCCGGCGGCTACGCCGGGATGTCGGACCAGGGGGATGACGACAAGAGCGGCTATTCCGACGCCTTCAAGCGGGCCGCCGTGAAGTTCGGCATCGCCCGCTACCTCTACCGGGACGGCGTCCCCGAGTTCGTCCGGGAACGGGTCCCCGCCCAGGAGGTCGCCTCCGGGGAGCCCCAGCCGACGATCTCCTCGGCCTCACCCGTGCCCGCCCCCGCCGAGTCCCCGGCCCGCCGGGACCGCGAACAGCCGGCCCGGGCCCGGAACGGCGTCCAGACGGCCCCCCCCCGGGAGTCGGGCGGCCACGGCGGCGGGGTCGTCGGAACCCCTCCCCGGTCCGGCCGGGCGCTGTTCGCCTGGGTGAAGGACCAGGAGAGCCGGCACGAGGTCGGCCTGCTGCAATACCTGAACAAGTGGGGCAAGCTCCAGGACTTCCCGGGGCGCATGGTCGACTGGGACGCCGACCAGGTGGCCAACGCCTACCAGGAGGCGATGCGGAAGATCCAGTCCAGCCAGCCCGACCGCAATGAGGCCCTCGAGGAGGCGCTGGCGAACTGA
- a CDS encoding acetolactate synthase, which produces MSLGEGGGSSGLEFETLEGYSWPTITQFSVFLENRVGQLLELVKSFSGSKVRIVGLSIADSADCCIVRIMLSHSEQGREILRNSELPFAENELLVAELTAGSRTLSDICTALLQGEVNIHYAYPLIVHPHGRAAVAMHIDNVELAGQILRDTGFEVICEADLRS; this is translated from the coding sequence ATGAGCCTGGGAGAAGGAGGAGGGTCGAGCGGCCTCGAATTCGAGACGCTCGAAGGGTACAGCTGGCCGACCATCACCCAGTTCTCCGTGTTCCTGGAGAATCGGGTCGGGCAACTGCTGGAGCTGGTGAAGTCGTTCTCCGGGTCGAAGGTCCGGATCGTCGGCCTGTCGATCGCCGATTCGGCCGACTGCTGCATCGTCCGGATCATGCTCAGCCACAGCGAGCAGGGCCGGGAGATCTTGCGGAACTCCGAACTCCCCTTCGCCGAGAACGAGCTGCTCGTGGCCGAGCTGACCGCCGGCTCCCGGACCCTCTCGGACATCTGCACCGCGCTGCTCCAGGGCGAGGTGAACATCCACTACGCCTACCCGCTGATCGTGCACCCCCACGGGCGGGCCGCCGTGGCGATGCACATCGACAACGTGGAGCTGGCCGGCCAGATCCTCCGGGATACCGGCTTCGAGGTCATCTGCGAGGCGGATCTGAGATCCTGA
- a CDS encoding acylphosphatase: protein MTRCRVSYDGRVQGVGFRATACRIADDFEVGGTVRNLDDGRVELVVEGPEDEVETFLAAVRSELRRVIREEHSENLPPGEPFPGFRVAY from the coding sequence ATGACCCGATGCCGCGTCTCCTACGACGGCCGAGTCCAGGGCGTGGGATTCCGGGCCACGGCCTGCCGGATCGCCGACGATTTCGAGGTGGGCGGCACGGTCCGCAACCTGGACGACGGGCGGGTCGAGCTGGTCGTCGAGGGCCCGGAGGACGAGGTGGAGACGTTCCTGGCGGCGGTCCGTTCCGAACTCCGGCGGGTCATCCGCGAGGAGCATTCGGAAAACCTCCCCCCGGGCGAACCATTCCCCGGGTTCCGCGTAGCATACTGA
- a CDS encoding ABC transporter permease subunit has product MKALTIARATATQAIRQPAFIVLLAFASMILITSVFLPYFTFGEDIKMYKDTGLTTITFFALLLALLTSSSAVAEEIEGKTAVTLLSKPVNRRQFILGKFLGIELAVLVLFLILGALFSAGVWYKYVYDLREGAGGTVDSAMRIKQVLQVMPGLALGFFEVTVIAAISVAISTRLPMLVNLITCISIFFLGHLTEVLVRQAEAIRANELVTFMARLFQWALPFLEFFNAGPAISTGVIIPWVGYVLPALLYCVLYSGAALLFAFLLFETRDVA; this is encoded by the coding sequence ATGAAAGCGCTGACCATCGCGCGCGCGACCGCCACCCAGGCGATCCGCCAGCCGGCCTTCATCGTCCTGCTAGCCTTCGCCTCGATGATCCTGATCACCTCGGTGTTCCTGCCGTACTTCACGTTCGGCGAGGACATCAAGATGTACAAGGACACCGGGCTGACCACCATCACCTTCTTCGCCCTGCTGCTGGCGCTGTTGACCAGCAGCTCGGCCGTGGCCGAGGAGATCGAGGGGAAGACGGCGGTCACGCTGCTCTCCAAGCCGGTGAACCGCCGGCAGTTCATCCTGGGCAAGTTCCTTGGGATCGAGCTGGCGGTGCTCGTGCTGTTCCTGATCCTCGGGGCCCTGTTCTCCGCCGGGGTCTGGTACAAGTACGTGTACGACCTCCGGGAGGGGGCGGGCGGCACGGTCGACTCGGCCATGCGGATCAAGCAGGTGCTCCAGGTCATGCCGGGGCTGGCGCTGGGCTTCTTCGAGGTGACGGTGATCGCCGCCATCAGCGTGGCGATCTCGACCCGCCTGCCGATGCTGGTGAACCTGATCACCTGCATCTCGATCTTCTTCCTCGGCCACCTCACCGAGGTCCTGGTCCGCCAGGCCGAGGCGATCCGGGCCAACGAGCTGGTCACCTTCATGGCCCGCCTCTTCCAGTGGGCCCTGCCGTTCCTGGAGTTCTTCAACGCCGGCCCGGCGATCTCGACCGGGGTGATCATCCCCTGGGTCGGTTACGTGCTGCCGGCGCTGCTCTACTGCGTGTTGTATAGTGGAGCGGCCCTGCTGTTCGCGTTCCTGCTATTCGAGACCCGCGACGTGGCGTGA